CCCTATTTCCCGTTTTTGATCCGACAATTCCATCTTTTGAAACCAAAGGAAAAATTCCTTTTTCCATGGACAAACCTTTCGTTTTGGAACCCTAAATTCCCATTTTCAATGGAAAATCCCACCCTCATTCCCGTTTCTGACGGAATATCCCATCTTTTGACCTCTAATTGTTAGACCTGACATGTTTGCTGTTTGGACTGAAGGATTTGAGGGAGGCGATCATGAAGGGGCTAGGGATCCAGGGGGAGGGGCTGGAGATATCGGGGTTCGACGTGAGGGACGCGCTGGTGGGGCAGTCGGTGGCGTACGAGTTCGACATCGAGGTGGACAAGAAGGTGGTTCCGGTCAAGCTCCTCGAGGATGTTAGCAAGTGGGACTTCGCTGACCTGCCCATCTTTAGGGCGGAGGAGGAGAAGGGCTTGGCCGAGAGGGGAGGAGGTTGGATGCGAGGGTTCTGCCGGAGCTGTCGCCGTTTCAGCTGGCGGGGCCGATGGAGCTCTGGATCCAGGACGGGGACGACATGAGGCTCTCCCTGCCGGTAGAGATGTCTTTCTTATTGCATTTAATTCTCCAATTATGGAACGATTTGATTGTTAAAAATGCCTTTTTTATTTCGAAATTCCACTGTGAATGAAATTTTGGGAATGTTAACAAAGAAATATGTTCATTTGGATTTCATTTAGAATCTACGAGACCATTTCTAAAAATAATTGCGTGAATTTTGCTTGTTGGAATTCTGTGTACCCTTTTCTTAGATCCCAGATTTTTTTTTCCTGTAAGAAAAGGCTATAATTTTAGAATGGTCAAAGCCTTGATCTAGAATCTCATTCTACTTTATGTAAGCTATTTCTTTGATAATTGAAGTTTCCTGAAATTTGAATCAAGCTGATTGCCAatttaattcagatattataattcttcatttcaaattttaataacTACTAAGGAGAAACAAGAGCAGAAAAAAAATTGGCAATGAGTTCAAAATGATCTTTTGGACAATTTGGAAATCCACAAGCCTTTTGTGTTATCCTTTCTCAAATTCTCTCTGATGAAAAtttatatcttatattgattgaTGTTAGGACAAATGAATATTTCTCCTTCTGATTCAGACCCTCCACAGTCTTATCTGTTAAGGTTGCCGTTGATGGCCTTAATAAATCAAATTCTATTGTCTCTGGTATTATTGTAGCACTTTCTTTTTGTCCATCTTGCAATGCTGTTGTCTTCTTAATTCCTGATGCTACATCATTTGAATTTCGATGGTAAAGGAGTCAGATGACTGACCATTGAAGTTGCTGTTCTTATTGTTTGCAGCATGATGTAGATGCTGGTAGGCTGAAGAAGGTCCTCCTATCAGATGGTGCTGTGGTGACAGTCAAGGGTGCAAGGTCTGTCAGCCTCAGGCACCCACTTGATCTCCCCCTCCCCCTCAACCGGACCCACCCTAAGAATCATCCTATGGCATCAAGCCTCCTAACCATTGCAGAGGCTCTCCGTAATGCTGCACGTTCAAATGAGAAACCTATCCTTTCCCTCCGCATTGTTGGTCCCACTTCGCTCACCTCTTCACCGTCCATGTCCCCCAATGACAAGCTCAAGCTCAAGCGCCTTGCCCCTGGCCTTGTTGAGCTCTCTTCCCGGTCCGTCCCAGCTGTCTCTGAAGATGTACAGGCATCACAGGACCCCACTTTGTGGCCTCTTACTTCATTGAATGGATTTGTTCTAATCTTAGGGGTTTTGAAGAGCTATTGGCATCGGTGTTAGGAAAGAAGGGACAGGAGGAGGGATCATTCAGGTTGGTGAAGGCAGAGGTGGCAGCACGAACTTATGTGAAGATGGAGTTCTCTGTGGAGAGGAGTCTTTTAGATGGGGAGGTGGATTGGTCCGGGTTCCCGGAATGGAAGACAAGGCCTAAAAAGGCCATGGCCCACTTTGAGGTGCTGGCTCGGGTTGAAGACAATGGGAATGTGATCCCTGAAAGGATTGCAGCAGTCCAGCCATTCAATGTACAAGACAGTGTGCTTGGTAGTGTTCAAACTGGGAATGTATCCATGTCCCAGGTGTCAGCAGCTTACCCTCCACCGGATTACTTCACCCTGTAATCCTGTTCTTCTAGCTCTAGTTTTGCTGAAGAACAACAAGTGTAAAGATCTAGAAAGGCAACCAAAGTTCTTTTGACTTTGCATTGCTGGATAACACATTTtgttaaattataattttgtccgATAATATATATACAGTTCAGAGTGATGAATGCCATATTACAAATGATATGAGGACATAACATCGTGATTCTAATATCTCGTCGATCTTAATTCTATTTCTCTTCTTGTTAGGCTGGAGTTGTATTTGAACTTGGACCAATATGAGTGTATCAACACCAAATTGTCTATGCAGATAGTAAATTGGAAAATGGCTCAGATTACACTATAATCATAAACATTCCTCCTGCAGAATGGGATTGGTTGGCTAGAAATTGCTCCATCACCAGCTTCTATGCATGGTCAGGTCATTCGTAACCAGAACCAGTCATTGTTAGCTTCTCCATGTCATCCCATCTTTTGGAAGAGATTGTGTAGCTGTGAGTAATGCAGGGACCAACATTGCTTGGCCTGTTAGCATACACCTATATGATGCAATTTTTGTCTTCCGTACCATATTAGTGCATAATCAGTTTTCACTGGAGATTTTACAGAGTATGTTATGCTCTAGCATAGATTTTTCTAGTTTTATGTGTTACATGAACTCGAAGTGATGCATTACATGAGTTATGGCAAGTTGTATTCGGTTTGAGTGCTTTGTATTGATGCTGTCTACTTATCATGCAAGTATTTTTATGATGCCAGCTCCTATGAGTCCATTTAACTGTTTGATCAGAGTCCAACTTTATAAAAATGCAAAACTGGAGTATTATATTTGCATTTGTCACTTGGTAGTTGATTAAATTGTTGGTCAAGCCCTTTTAATGGGAATCAGGTGGCAAGAGATAACGTGGTAGTTTATCAATTAGATCATGGAGAAATATGGTGTTAATTTGCATATTTCTTCACTGGTTAAATTTTCAGCTTCACGATAGTAGTCTtaaaatttcatcatatttaAGTCATGAGTTGGCCCTTTGATTGTATAATATCCATTGTTACTGAGCAGATAAATGTGCTGATGAATGAACTCTATTTGCTTTGCTGGGCTTGCCGTTGCATTGGCTTTTCTGACATCATCCAGCATGCACCTTAAGGTGGCCTATCAATACAATAGAAACATTGTCTGAAGTGGAGCGTAGGATACAGCAGAAACACAGTGGCTAGTATGAATCCATGGTTGGTGAAACTAGTGGTAGCACTCATGCTGTATGGCAGACCCTCTAAGCAGGCAGAGGAGACCGTCAGTGTGTTCTTTGAAGATGTAATAGGACTTCTTGACTCAATGTCATCAAATTGCTTGCATTTTTAAATTACAAAATAAAATCTTATTGACCAAATGATGATTAAAATTATCAACCTAATTGTTCATGTCATGTATTAGTGATGGATAAATTTCAGTAATCTTATAATATAGCAGTCAATGCTCAGTTAGATGTTCAAAGTCCAAATTCTGGGGAGGTACAAGAATGCATTTTCCCTGTCTAGTATTGATCAAGCTGCaatattttttttccaaatttgTTCATTTGTCAGATAATTGATATCTCTGGGTGATAGTGTGACTGAAAATTACAAATAAACTACTTTCTTTGAAGATTGTGTTTTATGCTAAAACAAGAATCTCTTATGTGTTTCCTTTCCCTCAATCACTTGTCAGGATGAATCATTTTTATCACCACAACTACTGCTGCATAAATGAACATGTTTTATGAATATCTTCACCATGCAACCTCTAATCATAACGTATAATATATTAAAAGAAAAACCTTGATTTTCTCTGTAATTTCTGCAAGATAGGGGAATTGTAGTTCTGCTTTTGCCATGGTGCATGAATCAGATCCCATAACATGTCCATAGTGGAAGCTCTTTTTTATATGAAGTATGAATGGATCTTGGTTCTTATATTATTCAACAACCACTAATccagtccatatatgattctctCTTTGCATGTAGAGATAAGTCTTGATGTGTTTCTAGTTTGTTATCTTCAAGGGCTTATTTTTCCCCTATGTGGAGAAGGTTCGAACAAAGCATGACATGCCAGACAAGTGTAATGTGTTAGAACTAGTGTAGACAACCCCCCTTTATTGCTATTCTAGGTTGATGGAATTCACTGTCATGAGTCTTTTTTGAAAATGATGATATATGTAACCTATGTCTCTATAACAATATTTCTTGCTATAATTTTTGGTCTGCTGCTTTCCTCATTCTGACATGTGTTCTGCGATCTCAATGATGGATTCTGTTATGGGTGCTGAATTTTTGTTTCAATCAGAAAACCATTTGTTTCACAAGTTGTTCATCCAGTTATTGATGAGTCCTAAATCTTAAGGTGTTTGACATTTTGCCTTTTGATTTGGCTTCCATGCATCCAGGTTTATAACAAGATCTTTGAATGGCTGGAGGGAGTGGAACGATATTGACGGATATGGAATGATGAATGAGAATGTTAGAGAGAATGCAATTATTTGATCACAAGCATGTAAATATTGTTAAACTTTATATGGTTAATTACAGAACGATCTAATCATGTTCTCTTCTTTTGGAGAAGATAAAGTTTTTCGTTTTGTATGCTCTTAaattttcaatttaatttttgattgaatGATGTATCTTTTATTAAGATGAAAGGCAAGTCAAAATGCCAATTGTGCATCACTACTCTCAAGACAGGCCTCTCGTCTGCCAACATACAGCAGACAGTTTCTTATTATTCAGAACTACCTGAAGTATCTTTCTTTGttccaaaattatcattcaaagaaGGCTTGATTGGCCTTTCCTTAGTTGTAGACCATAATTGCACCAGCATgtcttaaacttttttttttttaaaggattcTTCTTCCCACTGTTCTTATGAAGAGCTAACTCTTCTTGAAAAAGCTTTTGCAAGTTTTTTCTTACATTCCATCTAGGTGTCCACGTCTTCCTCATCGATTTATGTTTCACAGGAGTATAGCTTCTCAATAAGTTAATCAATTACTACCAGTAAGCATataaattctaatattttttgTCATAAAGAAATTAGAAAGCAATCTTTTAAAATATTCTCTTTATCACTTTCAATCTCAGAATTCTTATTCAAcaggaaaaataaaaaactaatggTGAAATGTGATGTTATGGCACATCAAGGAGCTCATTTGGCCCTAGCTGGTAAAGTGAGATGTATTAACACTAGCATATTAATAAGAATTTTTGGCATGTAGGAGTAAGGATGCCATATTGGTAACTAGATGCTCTAAGGAAAATTTTTACATGATTCGATTGTTGAATGGTGGCTATAAATTTGTTCTGCTGGATACTTCTAATCACCTTCTACTTCTCTTACACCCTTTCCACTATTCAGTTTGGTTTCCAAATATCAGCTTTTCTTGGTGGAAATTATGAATCTACGGTGGCTGCTGATTATTCTGAGCATTTTTATTAGGAAAATGTCTGGCTCAGAACATTTCTGCTTCCTTTTCTCAGCTGTATATTTAGGTGGATGTCATCATCTCGGCTGCAGGTCCTCTCAAGTTCAATGTTTTTTCAGGTTAGAACCAGTGTTCACAGCAACTGCCCATCTATTCTTACGCAGGTGTACATCAAGGTTGTTGTTGCATTGGTGTTCTGTTGTCTCTTTCTTTGGTACTCATCTAAACATGACCATGCTAACATTGCATTTCTTTATTGTGGTGGGTAGAGCTCAGAACCGGGACCAGATTTTGGATCAAAGAAGCAAAAAGCTATTGGTGTCAGCATCAGTACTTCCTGTTCCATGATCACCCCTCCCTTCAAGTGGTTCAGATCCGAATCGAGGGTCACATAAAAGATATGGAAGCTGGAACCTTTGCAAGCTCAACCATTTGCGCTCCAGATCTTATGGGGTTCCACCATGCTCTTGCATCCAACAAAGCTATAAAGGTACATGCACTAATGGAGATGGCTTGTTTAAGTGATGTAGCTCTCCATTTCACCCCTTCCTCATATCAATGCAACTTTATCCAGCTGTATTCCATGTGCCCCCTCACTTGGAAAAGATATATTTTCTGATGGTGATCTGTGGTGTTTCTCTTTCGGCAAGCTTAACCATGGCCTAATGGTTTCACCCCTCCCTTTGGAGGAGGTTGCTTCTTTGAATCTTGTCCATTATTTTTCTAAGTATTTCGACATGGAGATTCTCtccttatttatataaaattattgatGATTCTCTTGttattcttctcaattttttgttttaatatatataaaaagcAACCTGAACCAAGAATTATGTTATGTAACAAAGAAAAGTGGATTGGTTGGATTTCAGTAGATGCTGCCTTTA
This genomic window from Elaeis guineensis isolate ETL-2024a chromosome 13, EG11, whole genome shotgun sequence contains:
- the LOC105055914 gene encoding LOW QUALITY PROTEIN: protein TUNICAMYCIN INDUCED 1 (The sequence of the model RefSeq protein was modified relative to this genomic sequence to represent the inferred CDS: inserted 2 bases in 2 codons); the protein is MVAPARFAAILVAILAFGAANARNPFAPKAISDLREAIMKGLGIQGEGLEISGFDVRDALVGQSVAYEFDIEVDKKVVPVKLLEDVSKWDFADLPIFRAEEEKGLXREGRRLDARVLPELSPFQLAGPMELWIQDGDDMRLSLPHDVDAGRLKKVLLSDGAVVTVKGARSVSLRHPLDLPLPLNRTHPKNHPMASSLLTIAEALRNAARSNEKPILSLRIVGPTSLTSSPSMSPNDKLKLKRLAPGLVELSSRSVPAVSEDVQASQDPTLWPLTSLNGFXSNLRGFEELLASVLGKKGQEEGSFRLVKAEVAARTYVKMEFSVERSLLDGEVDWSGFPEWKTRPKKAMAHFEVLARVEDNGNVIPERIAAVQPFNVQDSVLGSVQTGNVSMSQVSAAYPPPDYFTL